CTTTGTCCAACCTGCATACTGCATATGAATGCTTCCACTACGGCCGCACCATTGCGTTGCTGCCTTTGGAAGAGCATTTGACCAATACAGTGATTACAGTGGACAGCGATAAAGCCGAAACGATTAAAAATATGTCGCCGGAAGAGTTGGCAGCCAGCGTGAAAGAGCAACTCAAAGGCCGTTTGGGCGATATGGAATTGGTCAGCACCATTCACAATTATCCTTTGGTCGGCATGATTGCCCAACGTTTCTACGGCAAACGCAGCGCGTTGATCGGCGATGCCGCAGTCGGTATGCATCCGGTTACTGCGCACGGTTTCAACTTGGGTCTGGCAAGTGCCGATCTCTTGGCTAAATTGGTTCTCGAAGCCGAGCAACGCGGTCAGGATATTGGTGCGAAGAGCCTCCTGGAAAAATACAGCACCAAGCATATGCTCCACGCCCATCCGATTTACCACGGCACCAATATGCTGCTGAAACTCTTCACCAATGAAACTGCTCCGGCGAAACTGCTGCGCGGTTTGGTATTGCGTGCAAGCAATAACTTCCCTCCGCTGAAAAAACTGATTACCAAACAATTGACCGGTTAATTGTTTAAAACATAAAAGGCCGTCTGAACGATTAAAGTTTCAGACGGCCTTGTTTTTTATCTGCAGCTTATTTGGCTAAAACCGATTCGGGCATTTCTTGACGGACGTTTAAGGAAGTCAGTTTTTTGGTCAAGATGCTCAATACGATGCCGTAGGCAGGCAGGAAGAAGAGGGTGCAGATGGCGAGTTTGAACAGATAATCGACAAATGCGATGCCCTGCCAGTTTGCCGCCATAAATTCATCGTTACTCGTGTAAAAGGCAACGGCGAAAAACACCAGCGTGTCCAACGCGTTGCCGACTACAGTGGAAGCAGTAGGGGCGGCCCACCATGATTTCAGACGGCGTAATCTGTTGAACACGAAAATATCGAGGATTTGCCCGAGCGCATAGGCGGAAAAGCTGGCCAATGCGATACGGCCGACGAAGGTGTTAAATTCGGTTAAAGATGCCCAGCCTGTCCAGTTGCCGTTATGAAAGAGGACGGAGAAGACGTAAGAGAGCAGCAGGGCGGGGAACATCACCCAAAAAATAATCCGTCTCGCCAACGGCGCGCCGAAAATGCGCACGGTCAGATCGGTAGCGAGGAAGATAAAGGGGAAGGAAAATGCGCCCCAAGTGGTAAAAATACCGAAAATTTGAAAGGGGAACTGCACCAGATAGTTGCTGGCGGCAATAATAAAAATATGGAAAAGCACCAGCCAGAAGAGCGCTTTCTTCTGCTGTGCGGCGGTAAATTCGTACATGGAAATCTTTCGGAAGTTTTTTCAGACGGCATGAAGCCTTGCGAGACCGTGCAATAGAGAAAGTCTTGCAATGAAAAGGGCGTTAGGCCGTCTGAACGGGATTATTGTGCATCGTGCTCAAACAGGCGTTTGTGTGCCAAAGCTTCAAACTCTGTGCCTGCTTTGCCGTAGTTGGCAAACGGATGAATGGCGATGCCGCCGCGCGGTGTGAATTCGCCGAATACTTCGATGTATTTCGGATCCATCAGGGCGATGAGGTCTTTCATGATGATGTTGACGCAGTCTTCATGGAAGTCGCCGTGGTTGCGGAAGCTGAAGAGATAGAGTTTCAGGGATTTGCTTTCCACCATTTTGATATGGGGGATGTAGCGGATGTAGATGGTGGCAAAGTCGGGCTGGCCGGTCATCGGGCAGAGGCTGGTGAACTCGGGGCAGACGAATTTGACGAAATAGTCGTTGTCGGGATGTTTGTTGTCGAACGCTTCCAAAATCTCAGGTGCGTATTCGCTCGGGTATTGGGTTTTCTGGTTGCCCAAAAGGGAGATGCCTTGCAGCTCTTCGTTGTTGCGGGACATGAGGTTTCCTTAGTTTTTTAATGTGGGAGGTTTTCGAACCACGGGGTGCGGATTGTAATATAAATTGCATGGCTTGTGCGGATTTTATAGCGATGAATCAGCAGGATAGGTTTCAGACGGCCTGTTTTGTATTTTATGAAACCTGTTTTCCGCTTTACAATAGCAGCCAATCAACAGGCCGTCTGAAAGTATTTGTATGTCTTTAGCCCAACCCAAACGTATTCTGATCATCAAATTGCGCCATCATGGCGATGTGCTTTTGAGCACGCCGGTGGTCGATGCGCTGAAAACCCGTTTCCCCGATTGCGAAATCGATATGCTGGTGTATGCCGGTACGGGACAGCTGATTGCCGATAATCCGCAGATTGCGCAGATTTTTACCCTTGATCGAAATTGGAAGAAGCTGGGCGTATTCAAGCAGTTGGCGTGTGAGAAAAACCTTTTGTCTAAGCTGAAGGCGCGCGATTATGACTGGGCTTTCAATCTGTCTGACCAATGGAGCGCGGCGGTAATCGCCAAACTGTGCGCCCGTTGCAGCGTGGGTTTGGACTGCATCAAGCGTGACGGATTCTGGTGGCGTTTCTGTCATGATTTTATCAACCATGAGCTTGATACCAGCCATCATATCGTTGAAAACCAGTTGAATATCCTCGCGCCGCTTATCCGGCCGGAAGACGTGGCCGATGCGAAAGTGCGCCTTTGGGTGGCACAAGATGCAAGGGAAAGCATGCGGCAGAAATTGCGTGAGCAGGGTTGGAGCGGCGAAGATTATGTGTTGATGCACCCGGGTGCGCGTTGGCATTTCAAATGCTGGGAAGACGGCAAGAATGCCGCCATCGTACAGCTTCTGCTCAACAGCGGACAGAATGTCGTATTGACCGCTTCTCCCGACACTGTCGAACAATACATGCTTCAGGAAATTATAGGCCGTCTGAATATTCCGGAAGGCAGAAAAGTATATGTATTGTCCGGATGCTTGAGTCTGCGTGAATTGGCGGCGGCCATTGAGGGTGCCAAACTGTTTGTCGGTGTCGACTCTGCACCGATGCACATCGCCGCTGCTTTGGATAAACCGCAAATTTCTTTGTTTGGCGCGTCATGGGTGGATAAATGGCGTCCGTATTCCGAGCAGGCGGAAGTCATTTATGCCGGCGATTATGCCGAACTGCCTCACCCCGACAGTATCGATACCAACGATCCGACACGTCTGTTGAAAGCGATTCCGTTGCAGGATGTGTGGGACAAAATTTCAGCCAAATTGGAGGCGTTGGAGGCTTAAAACCGCTTACCACGATCCGTTAAACGTTTTAGCTTTGCGCCAAAACGCCCATTTGGAACGGCGGCCGATTTCCAGCGTGCCGCCGTTTTCGCCGTCTGTGGCAATGCAAACGGTTTTCAGACAGCCTGAAGCGAGTGCGTCCCATAAAGGCGCAAACCAACGGGTTTCCCAGCTTTCCAGAATATCTTTGTATGCACAAACATCGCCTGTTTGTAAGGTGGAAACCAAGTCGTCCAAAAAGATAAGGCCGTCTGAAACCGTGTTGCCTGTTTCTTGAACCATCTCAAACCAAGCCTTCAAATCGTATGGCGCATCGAGTTTGGGCGTATCCGAAAAACGCGCCCATGCGCTGTCTGAAGCGACGATATCCGCAGACTGTGTACCGTCCGCGTCATTCCACAGCCACAAACCGTTGATTTCCGGCAATCCTTGTTGTTCACGCGCTTGGTTAATCTGATGCGTGTGGAGAAACATTTGGATTTCCGTCTGCATGGCCAACCAAGACACCGCATCTTTGCCGTGTGCCTGACCGTCCATTTCCGGCTGTCCGCACACATCCAAAACACATTCCGCGCCCCAATCTTCAATCTTCGGCATACTGAGCAGCCACATGCTTTCGCAAAGTGGCTCGACTTGCCAATCTTTATCTTGATAAAACGCCGACAAATCCGTGCATAACCGTTGCGCCTCCTCTTTTTGGATGCCGATAAACTCGCCGCTGATAATGTTGACATGGTGCATACCCATCTGTTGCCAAACCGGAGAGGCAAAAGCGGCTGTGCGTTTTTGGCTTGTGTGGCGTAAACGTTGCACTTGGGTAATGAGGCTGCCGCTCCACAAATGGCGGCCGTAAAATTCAGACGGCCTGAGTGTTTCTTTGCGCAATATGCCGTAACGCAAAAGACGGTTAAAAGCAGGTAAGGCAAGTGCAGGAACGGATTCGTCGGCAAAACGGTTGAGCGAGGGGAGGGCGAGGGTCAGCTTCATAAGCGCAAATAGATAGGAAAACCGTTATTTTACGCGACAAATGATGCGTTTCGGAACCTTGCCCTTACGCCCTGAAAAAGAGCCGTTCAGACGGCCGGTTTGGAAAAAAACGGGCTGCCATGCTAGAATTCGTGGCGTAAATTTCAGAAAAACAGGGTGTAAATCAACACAATAGCCCTGATAATAACGTCAATCTCAAATACGACCTCATCCATTCCGAATGAAAACCTGATTTTCAGATCGGAAAAAAGACTCAAAGTCCTTTATCCCCAAAACTGTTTAAACCAGCAGGCGGTCGCAGCAGGCCGGATGTGCCGGCATTCTGCAAACCTCAAAAACAGACCGCCCCATTAAGGATAACGCGTGATTAAAAACAAATATTCCACTCGATTCAAAGCAACCCTCTTAGCGTTTCTGCTGCCGGCTTCAGGCATCATGACCGCATACGCCATTACCGACCCTCAACCAGCACATACCGATTTCAAAGTCGAGCGTATTTCCGAAGAGCTGCCTGCCGTTTATGTGGAAACCAATACCTATCAATCCAGCTATTGGGCGCAAGAAGCCGTCCAAGCCGGCGACTCTTTGGCAGACGTTTTGACGCGCATGGGTGTCAACCAAGAAGACATCAAGCAAATCATGGCGAAAAACAATGCCAACCTCGACATGAAAAACCTACGGACCAACCAATCCGTCAACATCCGCATCGATTCTTCAGGCCAAGTGACCGACGTTCAATTCTTTACCGATGAAGAATTGGAACGCAACTTGGTGGCTTTGGAAAAAGTCAAAGGCAAATGGCGCATCTCCAATGCCGAAATCGACATGAAAACCATGCCGACCCTGCGCTCCGTGCAAATCCGCACTTCCGCCATCGGCGATATGCTCCGTGCCGAAATCCCTTCCGAAGTGTATATCCAGCTCAAAGAAATCTTTGCCGATTCGTTCAATATGAGCGACTTGGGCGAAGGCGATACCGTGCGTCTTTTGTACAACAGCATGTATTTCCGCGGCCAGCAAATGGCGGTCAGCGATATTTTGGCAGCTGAAGTGGTTAAAGACGGCAAAACCTACCAAGCCTATTATTACAGCCAAGGCAAAGGCGACGAAGAAAGCGGTAGCTACTACGACCAAAACGGTAAGTCCCTGCAACAAAAAGAAGGCTTTAATACCGAACCTGTTGCATACACGCGCATTTCTTCCCCGTTCGGCTACCGTGTCCACCCGGTCCTGCATACCGTCCATATGCACACCGGTATCGACTATGCCGCGCCGACCGGTACGCCGATTAAGGCCGCTGCCGATGGCGAAGTGATTTTCAAAGGTTGGAAAGGCGGCTACGGTAATACCGTGATGATCCGCCATGCCAACGGTGTGGAAACCCTGTACGGCCACATGAGCGCGTTCAGTCCTGCCGACGGCAGAGTCCGCGCCGGCGAAGTGATTGGTTTTGTCGGTACAACCGGCCGTTCGACCGGTCCGCACCTGCACTACGAAGCACGCGTCAACGGCCAGCCGGTCAACCCGACTACCGTTGCACTGCCGACGCCGAAATTGACCCCGACCAATATGGCCGCGTTCCGCAAACAGCAAAAAGATGCCAGCACGATGTTGTCTACCGTCCGCTCTTTGCCGGTTTCCGTAGCGCAGCTGGATTAAATAAGATACAGGCCGTCTGAATAAGGTTTCTTTCAGACGGCCTTTCCTATTAAAATCGATACCCTCATCAAGCCCACGTTTACTCAGAGAAAACTTATGTCTGCTTATCAGCCCATTATCCAATCCCTGCTTGATACCGACCTGTACAAATTCACCATGCTGCAAGTCGTGTTGCACCAATTCCCGCAAACCCACAGCCTCTACGAATTCCGCTGTCGCAACAAAGAGATGGTGTATCCGCTGGCCGATATTCAAGAAGACTTGGAACGCGAACTCGACTCCCTGTGCCGGCTGCGCTTTACCCATGACGAACTTGCTTATCTGCGCAGCCTGCGTTTTATCAAAAGCGATTTTGTCGATTATCTCGAACTTTTCCAACTCCAACGCCGCTTCGTCCAAGTCAGTCCTGATGACCAAGGCCGTCTGAATATCCGCATCGAAGGCCCGATGATACAGGCGATGTTCTTCGAGATTTTCATTCTTGCCATCGTCAACGAACTCTATTTCCGCCGCTTGGAAACGCCTGCCGTCATCGAAGAAGGCGAGCGCCGTCTGCAGGCCAAAGCGCAACAGCTGAAAGAAATTGCAGCTACACAAAATCCGAATGATCCGCCATTCCTGATTTCCGATTTCGGCACGCGCCGCCGCTACACCCTCGCATGGCAGGAACACGTTATCCGCACCTTGCTGGAAGCCGCTCCCGACATTGTGCGCGGTACCAGCAACGTTTATCTCGCCAAAAAAATCGGCATCACACCAATCGGCACCATGGCGCATGAGTTCCTCCAAGCCTTCCAAGCCTTGGACGTACGTTTGCGCAATTTCCAAAAAGCCGCGCTGGAAAGCTGGGTACACGAATATCGCGGCGACCTCGGTATCGCCCTGACCGACGTGGTTGGCATGGATGCTTTCTTGCGCGACTTCGACCTGTACTTCGCCAAACTCTTCGACGGCCTGCGCCACGACAGCGGCGATCCTTATGTTTGGGGCGACAAAGCCTACGAGCATTACAAAAAACTCAAAATCGACAGCCGCACTAAAATGCTGACCTTTTCAGACGGCCTCGATATTGAGCGTTCATGGGCGTTGCACCAATACTTCAAAGACCGTTTCAAAACCAGTTTCGGTATCGGTACCAACCTGACCAACGATTTGGGACACACGCCTTTGAACATTGTCTTGAAGCTTGTCGAGTGTAACGGCCAATCCGTTGCCAAGCTCTCCGACTCCCCGGGCAAAACCATGACCACCAACAACACCTTCCTCGCTTACCTGCGCCAAGTGTTTGACGTACCGGAGCCGGAAGAGAAAGCCTAAAAACAAAGGCCGTCTGAAATATTCAGACGGCCTTTTTAATTAATCCATATCGCTTTCGGGCAATTCTGCCGAACCCATACGGCGCAGGATGATATTCGTTTTGTTGTGCATCCGTTTGCTCTTAGGATGGTCTGCGTAAAACAGTGGAGCCGGAACGCGCGCCGTGAGCTTGGCGGCTTGTTGGCGGGTGAGGGCGGAGGCAGGTTTCTTGTAGAAATACTGGGACGCCGCTTCCGCGCCGAATACGCCGTAGTGCCATTCGATTGAGTTCAGATACAGCTCAAAAATGCGGTCTTTATCGGTAACGGCTTCCATCATCGCCGTAATGGCCGCTTCTTCGCCTTTGCGGATGTAGCTGCGGCTTTCGTTGAGAAACAGGTTTTTCGCCAGTTGCTGGCTGATGGTCGAGCCGCCGCCTTTGACTTCGCCGCTTTGCTTGTTGCGTTTCATGGCGTATTTGATGCCGTTCCAGTCAAAGCCGCTGTGTTCGGCAAAGTTGGCGTCTTCGGAAGCAATCAGGGCTTTTTTCAGGTTGACCGAAATGCGGTTGTAAGGCACCCAGCGGTAATCCAGTGCGACATCGCGCCCTTCTTGTTCGAACTGCTTCATCCGCATCGACATAAAGGCAGTCCGATGGGGCGCGACGGCGCGGTAGGTGATGATGTTGCCGTACACATAGGCATTGAAAAAGATAAAGATGCCGACGGGCAGGGCAATCAGCCATTTGATGATGCGGAACATGGTTACAGGGCTTTCATGTATTCGATAACAGGGCGGATATCGGGCGTAAATCCGCGCCAAATATGGTAAGAGGCGGCAGCCTGACCGACCAGCATGCCCAGGCCGTCTGAAACTTCGGCCGCGCCGTTGCTTTGGGCAAAGTTCAAAAACGCCAGCGCCGCTTCGCCGTAAACCATATCGTAGGCAAGGCGGCAGTCGCGGAAAATTTCAGGGCTGACGGCCGGAAGCTGACCGCTCAAGCCGCCGGACGTGCCGTTGATGATGATATCGAAACCGCCGTTCAAATCCGCCATCGGGACGGCTTCAATGCCGAAAAGCCGCGCCAATTCCTCGGCTTTGGCGTGGGTACGGTTGGTAATGACGATACGGGCAGGGCGGTGTTCTTTCAATACCGGAATCACGCCGCGCACCGCGCCGCCTGCGCCCAAAAGCAAAATGGTTTTGTCCTCGATGGCAATGTTTTTGACCTGCGTGATGTCGTTGGCCAAACCGATACCGTCGGTATTGTCGCCGCGCAGCTTGCCGTTTTTCAACAGAATCAGCGTATTGACCGCACCGGCTGCCAAAGCGCGTTCGGAATGCTCGTCCGCCAAGTCAAACGCTTCCTGTTTGAACGGTACGGTAACGTTTGCCCCGCAACCGCCTGTTTCAAAAAATGTCGAAACCGCCTGCGCGAAACCGCCGATGTCGGCGCAAATGCGTTCGTATTCAATGTCAACGCCTTCCTGAAGGGCAAACTGCCGATGGATTTGCGGCGACTTGCTGTGTGCAACGGGATTGCCGAAAACGGCGTAACGGGGGAGGGTAGTCATGGTCGTGTTCCAAAAGACGGGACGGCTATTTTATAACGGCGGCGTACAGATGGAAACGATACCGTCTGAAACGGTTGTCAGGTAGCATGATGGAATGTTTGTTTCTTGAAAAAAAGTCATTTCTTTTTTACAATTTAACTTTATTTTGTTGACAAGAACGAAAGGGGCGGACATGAAAAAGATGTTGTGCTTGGCAGTATTTGCATTAGGGTTGGCAACGCCGGCGGTGGCGGCGGATTGGGTGTGGTTAGGTAATGACAGTAACAATACTGCCGTGTTTGGTGATGCAGACAGCCGTACGGACAATAGTGCATGGGTTGAAATGAGGTATGCCAAGCCGAAAAAGCATAGCAATGGAAAATTTTATAATACAGATAAAGGGTTGGAAGAAATAGATTGCAGTGGTAAACGTCGTAGGTCTTTGACGGTAACGTGGTATTCCGAATCGGGAAACTCTATCGGTTCTAAGACACCATCCTATGCCGAATGGGATTATGTTATTCCAGGTACGCTTGGAGAGAGTATGTACAAATTTGTCTGCAACCGTTATCCCCGCTGACCGTTTTCAAACCAAACAACAGATGCCGTCTGAACTGCTTTCAGACGGCATCTGTTTTGTCGGCATTCGGACAAAAGGGCGGGCATTCCGCTTTTGAACAGACAAACTGAAGCATATTGTTGACAATCTTGCCGTCTGAAACTATATTTCATTGCGTAAAAACGGGTGCCCTGATGTATTTCAGACGGCCTTACCGTGGTAGAATAACAACTTAAACCCATTCCCTCAGGAGCTGAAGATGTCCATCAAAGACGCTGTAAAACTGATTGAAGAAAGCGAAGCCCGCTTCGTAGATTTGCGCTTTACCGATACCAAAGGCAAGCAGCACCACTTTACCATCCCCACCCGCATCGTCCTCGACGATCCCGAAGAATGGTTTGAAAACGGTCAAGCGTTTGACGGTTCGTCCATTGGCGGTTGGAAAGGTATTCAGGCTTCCGATATGCAGCTGCGTCCCGATGCGTCTACAGCCTTCGTCGATCCTTTCTACGACGATACCACCGTTGTCTTTACCTGCGACGTTATCGATCCGGCCGACGGCCAAGGCTATGACCGCGACCCCCGCTCTATCGCACGCCGTGCCGAAGCTTACTTGAAATCTTCCGGTATCGGCGACACCGCCTATTTCGGCCCAGAGCCTGAATTCTTCGTTTTTGACGGCGTAGAATTTGAAACCGATATGCACAAAACCCGTTACGAAATCACTTCCGAAAGCGGCGCGTGGGCAAGCGGTCTGCATATGGACGGTCAAAATACCGGCCACCGCCCGACCGTCAAAGGCGGTTACGCACCTGTTGCGCCGATTGACTGCGGTCAAGACCTGCGCTCCGCGATGGTAAACATTTTGGAAGAACTCGGCATCGAAGTCGAAGTCCACCACTCTGAAGTCGGCACCGGCAGCCAAATGGAAATCGGTACCCGTTTCGCCACCTTGGTCAAACGCGCCGACCAAACCCAAGACATGAAATATGTGATTCAAAACGTTGCCCACAACTTCGGCAAAACCGCCACCTTTATGCCCAAACCGATTATGGGCGACAACGGCAGCGGTATGCACGTCCACCAATCCATCTGGAAAGACGGTCAAAACCTGTTTGCAGGCGACGGCTATGCCGGCTTGTCCGATACCGCCCTTTATTACATTGGCGGCATCATCAAACACGCCAAAGCCCTGAACGCGATTACCAATCCGTCCACCAACTCCTACAAACGCCTCGTGCCGCACTTTGAAGCGCCGACCAAACTGGCTTATTCCGCCAAAAACCGTTCCGCTTCCATCCGCATCCCGTCTGTGAACAGCAGCAAAGCACGCCGCATCGAAGCGCGTTTCCCCGATCCGACAGCCAACCCGTACTTGGCGTTCGCCGCCCTGCTGATGGCGGGTTTGGACGGTATTCAAAACAAAATCCATCCGGGCGATCCTGCCGATAAAAACCTGTACGATCTGCCGCCGGAGGAAGACGCGCTTGTCCCGACCGTTTGCGCTTCTTTGGAAGAAGCCCTCGCCGCCCTCAAAGCCGACCACGAATTCCTCCTGCGCGGCGGCGTGTTCAGCAAAGACTGGATCGACAGCTACATCGCTTTCAAAGAAGAAGACGTACGCCGCATCCGCATGGCACCTCATCCTCTGGAATTTGAAATGTATTACAGCCTGTAAAACAGCTGAGGCATTTTAAATAGGAAACCAAAGGCCGTCTGAAACTGGATTTGAAGTTTCAGACGGCCTTTAAATTTGAATTGGCTAGGGTATTCTGATTTACCATGATAGCGAGAAGCAATAAATCATGCTGTTTGAAAACCTTTATGGAATCGGCGCCTTGTGTTAAATTGTGCTAACGAAATCATTTAATCAAAAAGGTTATACAGAATGAAGAAAATAATTGGTTTGGCCATTGCTGCGGCATTTGGTTTGAGCGCGTGCAGTAATTTGGATCACAAAACCGCGCACGAGGTCATGTCGATTTCCAATGACCGTATTTTAAAAGAAGACCACAGCTTTAACATCACAGGCAGCTCCAGGGTATATATCAGCCCATTGGCTGAAGCTGTATTGGCAGATGAAAAGGTAGAAGAGAAAGCTAAAGCGGAAGTAGAGGGTGCCAAAGCAAAAGCAGAGGATGCGGCAGCCTCTATGGAAAACACTCAAGAAGAAGATGATCCTTTGAAACAGGACTTTTCTGAAAAAGAGGAAGCCGAGTTCCGCAATGCAATGCTTGATGCCTTGCCGGATGGCAGCATTGTACAAGTTGCCATTAATTATCTGGATAAATATCCCGCTATATCAAGCTACATAGAACGGACTCATCTGAATTATGAGGTGGCTGTTGACCTATCAACGCGTCAGTTTGAGATGATTCCTGAATTGGCCATCAACAACCACAATGAAAAACTTAGTATCAAACTTCCTATGAAACTGGATGCGGAAAAATGGGAAATTTATATGGATCCGCCCGCCAGTGCTGCTGCCATTATTAGTGTGTACACCGATGAGAAAATCGGCAAACGTTTGATTAAAGAACCTTTAAAAGTGAGTTTGAAAGATAGTGCTGATTTGAAAGGCGTGCCTTTTGATCATATCGCTGAAGCGGCAATGCGTGCTTGGTTGAGCATTAATAAGTCTCTACCTGCTGATGCATATGTATTCAAAGAAATGGATGAATTTGGTAAATCACACAAAGCACGTTATCGAGTGCGTTATGTCATGAAGCCTGAACATGATTCTATCGTAATGAAGGCAATGGCTAAGGCTTTTGATGAAGAGTTGTCGAAATTGCAGAAAACGCCACAACCTGGATCAACAGAAGAAGAGTATCAGAAAGCAAAAGAAAATTTCAGTGCATTCTCTAGTTTAAGCGAAAGTATTCAACCACTTAACTTCAAACAGGTATTCGGCAAAAATCCTGTTACTGACTATTATCTCGACCGCAAAGGCCGCATGTTGGCTTCCCGCATGTATATGCAAATCAATGGGATAGATAAGGCCATTAATATTATCGGCGACAGTGTGTACAGTAATTACGGCAAACCGGTCTTCAAATTTAATCCGCAAGGTAAAGGCATTACTTGGGAAGAGCTGAAAGAGTCTTTCGATTCGGATAAGAAAGAAGAAGATTAAAGCCTCGGGCCGTCTGAAAGGATATTTAATGATATTTTCTGTTTTCAGACGGCATGTTTGATAAGGAAAACCATGTTTGCAAATTTTGATTTAGGCGTATTCTTGCTGGCAGTATTGCCCGTGTTGTTGGCCATTACCGTGCGCGAAGTGGCACGCGGTTATACGGCGCGGTATTGGGGCGACCATACCGGCGAGCAGTTTGGGCGGTTGACCCTCAATCCGCTGCCGCACATCGACCCTGTCGGTACGATTGTCGTGCCGCTGGTGTGTCTGATGATAGGCAGTTTTCTGTTCGGCTGGGCGCGTCCTATGCCCATCGATTCGCGCAATTTCCGCGATCCGCGCCGTGCGTGGCGTTGGGTGTCGATTTCAGGTCCGATTGCCAATCTGATTTTGGCGTTTTTTTGGGGCTTTGTCGTCGTATTGTCCGCGTATGTGCCTGAGTCTTATCAAGCGCCGTTGGTGCAGATGGCCGGTTACGGCGTGATGGTGAACTCGATTTGGGTCGCATTCAGCCTGATTCCGATTTTGCCTTGGGACGGCGGTATTTTTATTGATACCTTCCTTAACGCCAAACAGTCCATGCAGTTTCGTAAAATCGAGCCATACGGCACATGGATTATCCTGATTCTGTTGTTTACCGGCCTGCTGGCCAAACTGATTTGGCCGATTATCGCCATGATTCAGGCCGCAGTGCAGATGGTTGTCATGCTGTTTATTTAAATATTTTGGCTGAAAAAGGCCGTCTGAAACTCAGTTTCAGACGGCCTTTTTCATTGTGCAACATGTAAATACGATTGGAAAAGTTGCTTAAAAATTGTACAATTTCAGCCCTTTCAATTTGGCGCAAACATCATGCACATCGGCGGCTATTTCATTGACAACCCTATCGCACTCGCCCCCATGGCAGGTATTACGGACAAACCGTTCCGCCGGATTTGCCGCGAGTTTGGCGCAGGGTGGGCGGTATGCGAAATGCTGACCAGCGATCCGAGCTTGCGCCATACCAAAAAAACCTTGCGCCGCAGCGATTTTGAAGGCGAGGGTGGAGTTGTGGCCGTGCAGATTGCCGGCAGCGATCCGCAGCAGATGGCGGAAGCCGCACGATATAACGTCGGCTTAGGCGCGCAGGTCATTGATATAAACATGGGCTGTCCGGCCAAAAAAGTCTGCAATGTGCAGGCGGGCAGCGCGTTGATGCAAAACGAGCCTTTGGTTGGCGAAATCTTGGAAGCCGTTGTCAACGCGGTGGACGTACCCGTTACCCTCAAAACCCGTTTGGGCTGGCACGACGAACATCAAAACTTGCCGACCATCGCCAAAATCGCCGAAGAATCGGGCATTGCAGCCCTTGCCATCCATGGCCGCACCCGTACGCAGATGTACAAAGGCGAAGCGCGTTACGAACTGATTGCCGAAACCAAAGGCCGTCTGAACATCCCCGTTTGGGTCAACGGCGATATTACTTCGCCGCAAAAAGCCGCCGCCGTCCTCAAGCAAACCGCTGCCGACGGCATCATGATAGGGCGCGGCGCACAAGGCAGGCCGTGGCTTTTCCGTGATTTAAAACATT
This genomic interval from Neisseria flavescens contains the following:
- a CDS encoding site-2 protease family protein; its protein translation is MFANFDLGVFLLAVLPVLLAITVREVARGYTARYWGDHTGEQFGRLTLNPLPHIDPVGTIVVPLVCLMIGSFLFGWARPMPIDSRNFRDPRRAWRWVSISGPIANLILAFFWGFVVVLSAYVPESYQAPLVQMAGYGVMVNSIWVAFSLIPILPWDGGIFIDTFLNAKQSMQFRKIEPYGTWIILILLFTGLLAKLIWPIIAMIQAAVQMVVMLFI
- the dusB gene encoding tRNA dihydrouridine synthase DusB, whose amino-acid sequence is MHIGGYFIDNPIALAPMAGITDKPFRRICREFGAGWAVCEMLTSDPSLRHTKKTLRRSDFEGEGGVVAVQIAGSDPQQMAEAARYNVGLGAQVIDINMGCPAKKVCNVQAGSALMQNEPLVGEILEAVVNAVDVPVTLKTRLGWHDEHQNLPTIAKIAEESGIAALAIHGRTRTQMYKGEARYELIAETKGRLNIPVWVNGDITSPQKAAAVLKQTAADGIMIGRGAQGRPWLFRDLKHYAEHGVLPPALSLTEYNATILNHIRAMHEFYGEVAGIRIARKHIGWYIDEMPDGEQTRREINCLDSATAQYDTLAAYLETLSEKTDRWVCHYREG
- a CDS encoding surface-adhesin E family protein; protein product: MKKMLCLAVFALGLATPAVAADWVWLGNDSNNTAVFGDADSRTDNSAWVEMRYAKPKKHSNGKFYNTDKGLEEIDCSGKRRRSLTVTWYSESGNSIGSKTPSYAEWDYVIPGTLGESMYKFVCNRYPR
- the glnA gene encoding type I glutamate--ammonia ligase; translated protein: MSIKDAVKLIEESEARFVDLRFTDTKGKQHHFTIPTRIVLDDPEEWFENGQAFDGSSIGGWKGIQASDMQLRPDASTAFVDPFYDDTTVVFTCDVIDPADGQGYDRDPRSIARRAEAYLKSSGIGDTAYFGPEPEFFVFDGVEFETDMHKTRYEITSESGAWASGLHMDGQNTGHRPTVKGGYAPVAPIDCGQDLRSAMVNILEELGIEVEVHHSEVGTGSQMEIGTRFATLVKRADQTQDMKYVIQNVAHNFGKTATFMPKPIMGDNGSGMHVHQSIWKDGQNLFAGDGYAGLSDTALYYIGGIIKHAKALNAITNPSTNSYKRLVPHFEAPTKLAYSAKNRSASIRIPSVNSSKARRIEARFPDPTANPYLAFAALLMAGLDGIQNKIHPGDPADKNLYDLPPEEDALVPTVCASLEEALAALKADHEFLLRGGVFSKDWIDSYIAFKEEDVRRIRMAPHPLEFEMYYSL
- the aroE gene encoding shikimate dehydrogenase; the protein is MTTLPRYAVFGNPVAHSKSPQIHRQFALQEGVDIEYERICADIGGFAQAVSTFFETGGCGANVTVPFKQEAFDLADEHSERALAAGAVNTLILLKNGKLRGDNTDGIGLANDITQVKNIAIEDKTILLLGAGGAVRGVIPVLKEHRPARIVITNRTHAKAEELARLFGIEAVPMADLNGGFDIIINGTSGGLSGQLPAVSPEIFRDCRLAYDMVYGEAALAFLNFAQSNGAAEVSDGLGMLVGQAAASYHIWRGFTPDIRPVIEYMKAL